In a single window of the Mus musculus strain C57BL/6J chromosome 6, GRCm38.p6 C57BL/6J genome:
- the Timp4 gene encoding metalloproteinase inhibitor 4 isoform 1 precursor (isoform 1 precursor is encoded by transcript variant 1) — protein MPWSPLAALSWALVLRLLALLWPPGRGEACSCAPAHPQQHFCHSALVIRAKISSEKVVPASKDPADTQKLIRYEIKQIKMFKGFEKAKDIQYVYTPFDSSLCGVKLETNSHKQYLLTGQILSDGKVFIHLCNYIEPWEDLSLVQRESLNHHYHQNCGCQITTCYAVPCTISAPNECLWTDWLLERKLYGYQAQHYVCMKHVDGICSWYRGHLHLRKEYVDIIQP, from the exons ATGCCCTGGAGTCCCCTGGCTGCGCTGAGCTGGGCGCTGGTGCTGAGGCTGCTGGCTTTGCTGTGGCCCCCTGGACGGGGTGAGGCGTGCAGCTGTGCGCCTGCGCACCCCCAGCAGCACTTCTGCCACTCGGCTCTAG TGATACGGGCCAAAATATCCAGTGAGAAGGTAGTCCCTGCCAGCAAAGACCCTGCTGACACTCAAAAACTGATCCGGTATGAAATCAAACAGATAAAG ATGTTTAAAGGGTTCGAGAAGGCCAAGGATATTCAGTATGTCTACACGCCATTTGACTCTTCCCTCTGTGGTGTGAAGCTAGAAACCAACAGTCACAAGCAGTATCTTTTGACTG GCCAGATTCTCAGTGATGGAAAAGTCTTCATCCATCTGTGCAACTACATTGAGCCCTGGGAGGACCTGTCCTTGGTGCAGAGGGAGAGCCTGAATCATCACTACCACCAGAACTGTGGCTGCCAA ATCACCACTTGCTATGCAGTGCCATGTACCATCTCAGCCCCCAATGAGTGTCTCTGGACGGACTGGCTGCTGGAACGGAAGCTCTATGGGTACCAGGCCCAGCACTATGTCTGCATGAAGCATGTTGATGGCATCTGCAGCTGGTACCGAGGCCACCTACACCTCCGGAAGGAGTACGTTGACATCATCCAGCCCTAG
- the Timp4 gene encoding metalloproteinase inhibitor 4 isoform 2 (isoform 2 is encoded by transcript variant 2): MPWSPLAALSWALVLRLLALLWPPGRGEACSCAPAHPQQHFCHSALVIRAKISSEKVVPASKDPADTQKLIRYEIKQIKMFKGFEKAKDIQYVYTPFDSSLCGVKLETNSHKQYLLTGQILSDGKVFIHLCNYIEPWEDLSLVQRESLNHHYHQNCGCQCHVPSQPPMSVSGRTGCWNGSSMGTRPSTMSA, from the exons ATGCCCTGGAGTCCCCTGGCTGCGCTGAGCTGGGCGCTGGTGCTGAGGCTGCTGGCTTTGCTGTGGCCCCCTGGACGGGGTGAGGCGTGCAGCTGTGCGCCTGCGCACCCCCAGCAGCACTTCTGCCACTCGGCTCTAG TGATACGGGCCAAAATATCCAGTGAGAAGGTAGTCCCTGCCAGCAAAGACCCTGCTGACACTCAAAAACTGATCCGGTATGAAATCAAACAGATAAAG ATGTTTAAAGGGTTCGAGAAGGCCAAGGATATTCAGTATGTCTACACGCCATTTGACTCTTCCCTCTGTGGTGTGAAGCTAGAAACCAACAGTCACAAGCAGTATCTTTTGACTG GCCAGATTCTCAGTGATGGAAAAGTCTTCATCCATCTGTGCAACTACATTGAGCCCTGGGAGGACCTGTCCTTGGTGCAGAGGGAGAGCCTGAATCATCACTACCACCAGAACTGTGGCTGCCAA TGCCATGTACCATCTCAGCCCCCAATGAGTGTCTCTGGACGGACTGGCTGCTGGAACGGAAGCTCTATGGGTACCAGGCCCAGCACTATGTCTGCATGA